GACCTCGACGACGTGCTGTCACGCACGGTCCGGCTGCTGTCCTCGCTGACCGGTCAGGCCGCGGTCGTCCAGTACCCGTCGCTCAACACCGCCACCGTGCGCCACGTGGAGCTGGTGCCGCGTGCGGCCGACCGGCTGACGCTGGTCGTCATACTCTCGACCGGCCAGGTGGAGCAGCGGGTCATCGAGCTCGGCCGCTCCCTCACCGAGCAGGAGATCGACGAGCTCATCAATGACCTGCGTGCAGGGCTCAACGACCGCACCGCCGGGCTGCGGCGCTCGCCGGCCTCGCACGCCCTGCTGAGGTGGGCCGACGAGCTCTCGGAGCCTACGCAGGAGGCCGGCAGCGTGGTCGCCACCGCTGTCGCGGGCGTGCTCGCAGAGGAACGCGAGGACCGGGTCCTGCTCGGTGGTACCGCCAACCTGGTGCGCTCCAGCGGCGACTTCGCGCTGTCGCTCGGGCCGTTGCTGGACGCGCTGGAGGAACACATGGTGCTGCTCCGGTTGTTGAGCCACGAGGTGGGTGAGGCGGCCACGGACGGAGTCGCGGTGCGGATCGGCACCGAGAACGCCATCCGGGGCCTGACCGGCACCTCGGTCGTGACCACGGCATACGACGCGGACAGCCTGGCCAGCCTGGGTGTGCTCGGTCCGACCCGGATGGACTACCCCTCGACCATGGCGGCGGTGCGTGCGGTGGCACGCTACGTCGCCGACATCATCGACAACTGAAACCCTGGCAGCTCGAAGGAGCTTCGTGAACGACTACTACGGCGATCTGGGCGTCGCGCAGAGCGCGAGCCCGGAAGAAATCAAGCGCGCCTACCGCAAGCTGGCGCGCAAACTGCACCCGGACGTCAACCCCTCCGAGGAGGCGTCCGAGCAGTTCAAGAAGATCGCGCAGGCGTATGACGTGCTCGGCGACGCCGAGAAGCGGCGGGCCTACGACATGGGCAGCGACCCGTATGCGTCTGCGGGCGCCGGTGGCGGTTACGGCCAGGGCTTCTCGTTCTCCGACATCATGGACGCGTTCTTCGGCGGCGCCGGTGCGGCGCAGGCCGGCCCGCGTTCGCGGATGCAGCGGGGCCAGGACGCCCTCATCGCTGTCGAACTGGAACTCGCCACAGCCGTTTTCGGTGGTGCGGAGGAGCTGACGTTCGACACCGCGGTGACCTGCTCGGTCTGCCACGGCGAGGGGGCGCGGCCCGGCACCGGCAAACACACCTGTCACATCTGCCACGGCAGCGGCCAGGTGCAGGAGGTGCAGCGATCCTTCCTCGGACAGGTGATGACCACGCGCCCGTGCCAGGCGTGCCGGGGGTATGGCGAGGTCATCGACGACCCGTGCTTCAACTGCTCCGGTGAGGGACGGATCCGGGACCGCCGCACCATCACGGTGAAGGTGCCGGCCGGTGTCGACACCGGAACCCGGATCCAGCTCACCGGGGAGGGCGAGGTCGGCCCCGGCGGTGGCCCCGCCGGCGACCTCTACGTCGAGGTGCGGGTCCGCAAGCACGCGACGTTCGAGCGCCGCGGTGACGACCTGCACTGCTCGGTCGAGTTGCCGATGACCGCTGCGGCGCTGGGCACGTCGCTGCCGCTGGAGACCTTCGACGGCACCAGGGACGTGGAGATCCCGCAAGGGACCCAGCCGGGTGACGTGATCACGTTGCGCGGTCTGGGCGTCACACATCTGCGCACCCAGGTCCGTGGCGACCTGCTGGTGCACGCCAACGTCCGCGTGCCGACCCGGCTCGACCCGCAGCAGGAGGAACTGTTGCGGCAACTGGCGAAGGAGCGTGGCGAGGAGCGTCCCGAGGCACGGTTCGGCCGTGTCGAGAAGGGTCTGTTCGGCAAGCTGCGCGACGCGTTCCAGGCCAAGTAGCCTCCCGCCGTGACCGCGCGCCTGTTCTTCGCCGCCGCGGGCGACCTGGACGGGGTGCCGGTCGGCGGCACCGTCAGCGTGACCGGGGACGAGGCCCGGCACGCCGTCGTGGTGAACCGGCTCGGCGTCGGCGAATCCGTGCAGGTCGCCGACGGCTCCGGCCGCGTCGCCGAGGGCGAGATCGTCGCGGCGCAGCGTGACGCGATGACTGTCCGAGTCGCGTCGATCCACGAGCCCGAGGTGCCGACGACGCGGTTCGTGCTGATGCAGGCGCTGGCCAAGGGCGGCCGGGACGAGCAGGCGGTCGAGGCGGCGACGGAGCTCGGGGTCGACGGCGTCATCCCGTGGCAGGCGGACCGCAGCATCGTGCAGTGGCGCGGCGACAAGGCCGCCAAGGCGCTGCGCAAGTGGCACTCGCTCGCCCTCGCCGCGAGCAAGCAGTCCCGGCGTGCCACGGTCCCCGTCGTGGAGCAACTCCTCACCAGCCGCTCCGCCGCCGCCCGGTTGTCGGCCGCGGCCGCGGTCGTGGTCCTGCACGAGGACGCGGAGACCCCGATCGGCGAATTCGACGTACCTGCAGGGGAAGTCGTCATCGTCGTCGGCCCGGAGGGTGGCATCACCCCGGACGAGATTGCTGCGTTCCAGGGTGCCGGCGCAGCCGTCATACACCTGGGCCCGACGGTGCTGCGCGCTTCCAATGCCGGCCCCACCGCCCTCGCCATACTCCTCGCCCGCGCCCGCTGGCACTGATCGACCGCTTCTCACCGACAGGCCCACCTACGGCCGACGGGCTCAGAACGGGGCCGGATTTCGGGGTGCGTAGGTGAGCCTGTCGGTGAGTTTCTGGGCCTGTCGGTGAGTGGGTGTCGCCGGGTCAGCCGGCGAGCTGGGCGCGGATGGCCGGGGCGAGTCGGGCGAAACCGTCGACGCCCGCCTGGGTGACCGCGAGTTCGCGGGCTCGCGGCCCGGGGCGCACCCAGTCCCGGTCGCGGGCCGCCTGCAGGATCGCCGCACCGAGCGCACCGGACAGGTGGTGCTGCTGCTCGGTCCAGTCCAGGCAGAACCGCAGTGTCGGGCGGGAGAGGCTCTCGACATACGCCAGATCCACGCCCCACGAAGGCAGTACGGCGCCGGCGCGCGGACCCAGCTCGAAATGGCCGCGGCCGAGCTGCGCCGACAGCGCCTCGCCGGCACGGCGCCGCGTGTCGGCGACGGCATCCAGCGGCGCCAGCACACCGGAGTCGATCAGCGCGTTCATGATCGCGACGCCGAGCCGCCCGGCGAGATGGTCGTAGCAGGTGCGTGCCGCGCGCAGCCGCTGCTGCCGTGTGCCCGCGCGCAGTGACGTCACGGGCGGCAGCGGGGTCAGCGCGACCATCGCCTCGAACGCCGCCGCCACCTGCTCATCCGCCAGGTAGTAGAAGCGGTGCCGGCCGCTGACCTCCACCCGCACGATGCCGGCGTCGAGCATCTTGCGCAGGTGGCCGCTCGCGGTGGCCGCGCTGACCCCCGCCTCGGTGGCCAGGCGGGACGCCGGCAGCCGTCGCCCGTCGAGCAGCGCGCCCACCATCCGGGCCCGCGCCCGGTCGGCGAAGAGCGTTGCGACGTCGCTGACCTCACGCAGCCCGGTGCTTGTCGTCATACCCCCCATTGTGGGCACGGGACGATTCGGCGCGCACCGAAGTTTCGGCGCAACAGGCTGGCAGGTATGACGACAACCCGCCTCACCCCGCCCAGCAGCGACACGAAGCGCGGCAGCCTGGTGATCCTGTGCGCCGCGATGTTCCTCGTGCTGCTCGATGTCTCGATCGTCAACGTCGCGCTGCCGAGCATCGCCTCCGGCCTGGGTGGCGGCACCGCGGGTGCGCAGGCGGTCGTCGACAGCTACACCGTCCCGCTTGCAGCGCTGCTGCTGACGGCGGGAGCGGCGGCGGACCGCTGGGGTGCACGTCGCGCCTTCGCAGCAGGGCTGCTCGCCTTCGGCGCCGGCTCGATCTGCTGCACGCTGGCGCCGAATCTCGTTGCCCTCATTGCAGGTCGGGTGGTGCAGGGCGTCGGCGCGGCCGCCATGCTGCCGGCCAGCCTGGCGCTGATCAGCGCCATCTGGACCGACCCGGCCGAGCGTGCCCGCGCGATCGCGATCTGGTCGGGGGTGTCCGGCTCTGCGGTCGCGGTCGGGCCGCTGATCGGCGGCGCGCTGATCGGGGTGGGCGGCTGGCGGCTGATCTTCCTGGTCAACCTGCCGGTGGTGGTTGCGGCCACCGCCGGTGCGCGCCTGCTGCCGGCGGGTGCGACGCAGGACCGGCGGATCGACTGGCTCGGCGCGGCGTCCTCGACGGTGTGCCTCGGTTGCGTGATCGGCGCGGTGATCGAGCTGGGGCGTGCCGGGGTCTCCGGTGCCGGTGCGGCGCTCGCGACGTGCGCCGTCCTCGCGGCTGTGGTCTTCGTCGTCGGCCAGCTGCGGTCGGCGACGCCGATGGTCCCGCGCGAGCTGTGGCGCAACGGGGCACTGCTGCGTTCGTGCGGCGGCTCGTTCGGGATGAACCTCGTCGGGAACGGCTCGTTGCTTGTGGTGGCCTTCCTCTTCCAGCTGGTCCAGGGCCGGGACGCGTTCGCGGCCGGGCTGGCGACCATCCCGATGTTCGCTCCGCTCACCCTCGTGCCGCTGCTCGGCCGGCGGTGGATGGTGCGGGTCCGTCCGGCCCGGCTGGTCCGCGTCGGTTTCGCGCTCGGTGCCGTCGGTGAGCTCGCGCTCGCCGCCGCGGTATGGCGCAGCCCGCACACCGTGGTCGCGATGCTGCCAGGAATGCTGCTCGCCGGCGGTGCGCTCGGCCTGCTGGTGACGCCGCTGGTGGCAACGGCCGTCGCCGCCGCACCGGCGCACAGCGGACTCGTCGGTGGCCTGAACAACGCCGCCCGGCAGACCGGCACATCGGTCGGGGTCGCGCTGTTCGGCACCGTGGCCGGGGCTGCGGACGCGCCGGGCGCCACGACCCGGATGGCCTGGTGCTTCGTGCTCGGCGCGACGATCTGGTGCGCCTCCGGCGTGCTGGCCGGGCGGGTCGGCGGCCGCTGGCGCCATACACCACGGGCCGGAAACGATTCGAGCCTGTCGTCCGACGCCCGTAGAATGGAGTCACGATGACAAGTGATGATCATGATCTCCAGCCCGGAGCACTCACCAGGTCGGCCGACGAGGGCGCCACCGGTGTGAGCGTCCCGGGCGATCTGCAGGCCCAGCACACCGTCGAGATCCCGCCGGACGTGGCGATGGTGACCCTCCTCGGGCCGCGCGACGAGCTGCTGCGGACCATGGAGCGGGCCTTCCCGAGGCTGTCGATCCACGTGCGCGGCAACGTCTTCCACCTGGCCGGGCCACCCGCCGACATGGCGCTGGTCGAGGAGCTGATCGACGAGCTGCTGACCGTGCTCGACGCCGGCCAACCGCTCAACCGCGACGCGGTCGAGCGCTCGATCGGCATGCTGCGCTCCCGCACCCGTGAGCGGCCCGCCGA
This genomic window from Flexivirga oryzae contains:
- the hrcA gene encoding heat-inducible transcriptional repressor HrcA, which gives rise to MSDERKLQVLRAIVQDYVSTSEPVGSKALLERHQLGVSAATVRNDMAALEDEGLIAAPHTSAGRIPTDAGYRLYVDKLSQIKPLSKAERKAIEQFLVRSVDLDDVLSRTVRLLSSLTGQAAVVQYPSLNTATVRHVELVPRAADRLTLVVILSTGQVEQRVIELGRSLTEQEIDELINDLRAGLNDRTAGLRRSPASHALLRWADELSEPTQEAGSVVATAVAGVLAEEREDRVLLGGTANLVRSSGDFALSLGPLLDALEEHMVLLRLLSHEVGEAATDGVAVRIGTENAIRGLTGTSVVTTAYDADSLASLGVLGPTRMDYPSTMAAVRAVARYVADIIDN
- the dnaJ gene encoding molecular chaperone DnaJ, with translation MNDYYGDLGVAQSASPEEIKRAYRKLARKLHPDVNPSEEASEQFKKIAQAYDVLGDAEKRRAYDMGSDPYASAGAGGGYGQGFSFSDIMDAFFGGAGAAQAGPRSRMQRGQDALIAVELELATAVFGGAEELTFDTAVTCSVCHGEGARPGTGKHTCHICHGSGQVQEVQRSFLGQVMTTRPCQACRGYGEVIDDPCFNCSGEGRIRDRRTITVKVPAGVDTGTRIQLTGEGEVGPGGGPAGDLYVEVRVRKHATFERRGDDLHCSVELPMTAAALGTSLPLETFDGTRDVEIPQGTQPGDVITLRGLGVTHLRTQVRGDLLVHANVRVPTRLDPQQEELLRQLAKERGEERPEARFGRVEKGLFGKLRDAFQAK
- a CDS encoding 16S rRNA (uracil(1498)-N(3))-methyltransferase, whose product is MTARLFFAAAGDLDGVPVGGTVSVTGDEARHAVVVNRLGVGESVQVADGSGRVAEGEIVAAQRDAMTVRVASIHEPEVPTTRFVLMQALAKGGRDEQAVEAATELGVDGVIPWQADRSIVQWRGDKAAKALRKWHSLALAASKQSRRATVPVVEQLLTSRSAAARLSAAAAVVVLHEDAETPIGEFDVPAGEVVIVVGPEGGITPDEIAAFQGAGAAVIHLGPTVLRASNAGPTALAILLARARWH
- a CDS encoding ArsR/SmtB family transcription factor, coding for MTTSTGLREVSDVATLFADRARARMVGALLDGRRLPASRLATEAGVSAATASGHLRKMLDAGIVRVEVSGRHRFYYLADEQVAAAFEAMVALTPLPPVTSLRAGTRQQRLRAARTCYDHLAGRLGVAIMNALIDSGVLAPLDAVADTRRRAGEALSAQLGRGHFELGPRAGAVLPSWGVDLAYVESLSRPTLRFCLDWTEQQHHLSGALGAAILQAARDRDWVRPGPRARELAVTQAGVDGFARLAPAIRAQLAG
- a CDS encoding MFS transporter, whose protein sequence is MTTTRLTPPSSDTKRGSLVILCAAMFLVLLDVSIVNVALPSIASGLGGGTAGAQAVVDSYTVPLAALLLTAGAAADRWGARRAFAAGLLAFGAGSICCTLAPNLVALIAGRVVQGVGAAAMLPASLALISAIWTDPAERARAIAIWSGVSGSAVAVGPLIGGALIGVGGWRLIFLVNLPVVVAATAGARLLPAGATQDRRIDWLGAASSTVCLGCVIGAVIELGRAGVSGAGAALATCAVLAAVVFVVGQLRSATPMVPRELWRNGALLRSCGGSFGMNLVGNGSLLVVAFLFQLVQGRDAFAAGLATIPMFAPLTLVPLLGRRWMVRVRPARLVRVGFALGAVGELALAAAVWRSPHTVVAMLPGMLLAGGALGLLVTPLVATAVAAAPAHSGLVGGLNNAARQTGTSVGVALFGTVAGAADAPGATTRMAWCFVLGATIWCASGVLAGRVGGRWRHTPRAGNDSSLSSDARRMESR